In the Microplitis mediator isolate UGA2020A chromosome 5, iyMicMedi2.1, whole genome shotgun sequence genome, TCCACTTGATGAAAGTAAAGAGAGTAATTTGTcgtttatgaaaatatacaaTACCGGTGAAAAGGTATTGGTATTTAAACATGAGGGTCATATACAAAGTAgaatagtttattatttgatgAACATACACATTATACCACGTACTATTTATTTGACGAGGCACGGCGAGAGTATGTTGAACTTGGACGGGAGAATAGGAGGTGACCCTGATCTCAGTGATCGTGGACGACAATACGCAAAAGCACTTGCCGAATTTATTGATGAACAGGACATACAGGGTTTACGTGTATGGACCAGCTGGTTGCAAAGAACAATTCAAACTGCTGCTGACGTTAATGCTCCCCAAGAAAGGTGGAAAgctttaaatgaaattgatgctgtaagatttataatttttattaaatatttagttcttgatattaaggccattctcagacagtgcccctcactttttaaaattttcaattactttcaattgtcataaaattatatcaattgattaaaaaaaatcaaaaccttaattgaaaaaaggacatcGTAGTAGTAATTGCGCCGAGGtacagattaaaaaaaattacttacagttgatatcaattgggagttaaacgaaatttcagtaaaatcttcatgtctattttataatacggattttaaaattttttatgctaaaatttattcaacaaattttgtttaactcctgctttaaaaaataagggcactgtctgagaaggCAGTGTTACAATTCTACTCACAAAATCTCTACTCAAGGGAAGTAAATTCAACTCTACTCACTCACAACTTTACTCAgcctcaactctactcacatATTTTAACCTAtcgataaaatatcaattcttTATTAGAGTTGTAGCTGTAGAGTTAAACGAGTAAAAAAACTGTTGAGCAGAGTTGAGGCTGAGTAAAGATGTTGTGAGTAGAATTATAACACTGCCTCTGAGAATacccttaaatatttatttaaaatttatttactttcgtAGGGAATATGTGAAGAAATGACTTATGAAGAAATATCCAGTAAATATCCAACAGACTTTGCCGCACGGgaccaaaataaattttcataccgTTATCCAAGAGGCGAGAGTTATGAAGACTTAGTAGCGCGGCTCGAGCCAGTGATAATGGAACTCGAAAGACAAGGAAATGTTTTAGTTGTTACTCATCAAGCTGTACTGCGTTGCTTGCTTGCTTATTTTCTTGACAAGAACgctggtaatttttttctcaatattaatatcaatggCTTACTAATTTACCAAACAATTatactattaaaatatttattttcatagatGAGTTACCATACTTACAAGTACCTTTGCATACAATATTAAAACTAACGCCAGTTGCGTATGGTTGTAAGGTAGAACGGATTCGGTTACCAATAGATGCAGTGGATACCCACCGGGCAAAACCAAAGGTAGAAGCTAATTCTAATGCAATCGTTAAAAACAATGATAATTGTGTAGTTTAGATTAACTATCCGTAATGTATGAGTATGACATCGCACTACATGACGAAGgaaggaaagaaaaaaaattaagcggcgTACTTATTTACAGCTTATCGCCatcaataaaatgtttttttttttttttttttttatcaatcattACTAACAAAATCACCCTCATCCTCAGCTTGTAATCAATCGCTCCCCATTAATTCGAGTGTGGTGCATCCCTACAGATAATTTCTCTACATTATAAAACCTCAAGAAGTTTTTCCCTACACAAATTAActacagataaatttttacatcgcAGCAACTCAACAGAAGATTGTTTTCACTTCGTTCCATCTCTACATGAGAATATCTCTCAAATTATAAATCTCTACAGCGATAATttcgttttgaaattttattaataaaataggttaattatataaaagaatgaatgaatgaaagtgaaattaaattattcaaatattacaAGTGATGATTCATCCCAGcacaaaatttagaaaatctaGCGGTTGCTGCTTTTAAACTAATGATCTTGTGTTAACTTTctgtatcaattattatttaattaatattctttgttgtctttatatttttatttttaacaaaatattaattgtcaaGTAAGACAACCGTGGTACTGTTAAAAGATGATTTAAAATGAGTTAAGATACAGCACCTGTTGCTGTATATAAACCAAAGAGGAAATCAAGTTTAAGTACAGAAAAAAGTTATCGGAATTGATACGAAAAGTTAACACGAGACCACCAGTTTAAAAGCAGCAACCGCTAGATTTTCTAAATTTGCGTTGGGGTGAATCATCACcggtaatatttaaataatttaatttcactttCATTAATctattcttttaaataattaacctattttattaataaaatttcaaaacgaaATTTCTACTGTTTGAATTTAGCGCCATGTAAAAATGATCGCTGTAGAGATTTTAAATATGAGAGATATGCTCATGTAGAGATGGAACGATGTAGAGTTAAT is a window encoding:
- the LOC130668885 gene encoding 6-phosphofructo-2-kinase/fructose-2,6-bisphosphatase, with translation MSKMTDRKIEGHYTPPTSDTIQTKPFPIRGERANFVNKPHVIAMVGLPARGKTYISKKLCRYLNWIGINTKVFNLGEYRRHATTAYKCHEFFRPDNIKAMAIRTQCAVDALNDVCQWLESGDGEVAVFDATNSTTERRQMIHNIVVEKMGFKLFFVESICDDPEIVEQNIMEVKVSSPDYANMNKEEVLADFMLRIEHYQEKYNPLDESKESNLSFMKIYNTGEKVLVFKHEGHIQSRIVYYLMNIHIIPRTIYLTRHGESMLNLDGRIGGDPDLSDRGRQYAKALAEFIDEQDIQGLRVWTSWLQRTIQTAADVNAPQERWKALNEIDAGICEEMTYEEISSKYPTDFAARDQNKFSYRYPRGESYEDLVARLEPVIMELERQGNVLVVTHQAVLRCLLAYFLDKNADELPYLQVPLHTILKLTPVAYGCKVERIRLPIDAVDTHRAKPKIPGYLEERFRCKGKNQHT